One genomic region from Oncorhynchus gorbuscha isolate QuinsamMale2020 ecotype Even-year linkage group LG13, OgorEven_v1.0, whole genome shotgun sequence encodes:
- the tmem160 gene encoding transmembrane protein 160: protein MAALSWFTCRQLPRIANQFAWVVKYVRPQYLGGLPVRRVHGSSRKWVAEKGPWGKARMPEYHLLTELDKADALMLKKSHETGFLSWFRNGLLATGIGVIAFVQSDVGREAGYAFFILGGVCVSFGGASYVGSLFSLRRMMLLSLPAVLLNVAVVSSVALFWLCAVSLYIGRLEVEIIHEEDEDDDGEECPDCRDRANHSHGNRHHGSNKGQDK, encoded by the exons ATGGCTGCCTTGAGTTGGTTTACGTGCAGACAGCTGCCGCGGATTGCAAATCAGTTCGCCTGGGTTGTGAAGTACGTCAGGCCTCAGTACCTCGGGGGACTGCCGGTGAGGAGAGTCCACGGGTCGTCGCGGAAATGGGTGGCTGAGAAAGGGCCATGGGGCAAGGCTCGGATGCCAGAGTATCATCTTCTGACAGAACTCGATAAGGCGGATGCCTTG ATGCTGAAAAAGTCCCACGAAACTG GGTTCCTGTCTTGGTTCCGGAACGGACTCCTGGCCACCGGGATCGGGGTCATCGCTTTCGTCCAGAGTGATGTGGGACGAGAGGCAGGATATG CTTTCTTCATcctgggtggtgtgtgtgtatcgtTTGGCGGGGCGTCCTACGTGGGCAGTCTGTTTTCGCTGAGGAGGATGATgcttctctccctgcctgccgTGCTGCTGAATGTTGCTGTGGTGAGCAGCGTcgccctcttctggctgtgtgcGGTATCTCTCTACATCGGACGCCTGGAGGTGGAGATTATACATGAGGAGGACGAGGACGATGACGGAGAGGAGTGTCCAGACTGTCGGGACCGCGCCAACCACTCCCATGGCAACCGGCACCACGGCAGCAACAAAGGCCAAGACAAGTAG